Part of the Flavobacterium sp. MDT1-60 genome, AAATGTGAGATTAAGCAATGTTTCATTGGCATATCAAATGCCAAGCGCACTTATTAAAAGAGTAAAATTAGATGGTGTACGTTTCAATCTAAACGCAGAAAACGTATACACTTTTGCCAAAAGTACAGATGCTAAATATCTTTTAAATGGTTTCCAATCTCCAAGTTTTGTTTTGGGTGTAAATGTTAATTTCTAATTTAAAAAGACTAGACGATGAAAAATATATATAAAAAAGCAGCGTGCCTATTAGCTTTAGGATTGACTTTAGCATCTTGCGAAAATTATCTTGATGATGCTCCAAAAGGATTTAAAACACCAACAACATTAGCAGATTATGAAGCCTTTCTTCGTGACGAATATACCAATCACAGAGTTGATATTACCGGGGCTTCACAATTATTAAATGACCAATATGTAACTCTTGCCTCTTTAGCAAGTAATAGATTGTTCAATGCAAATTATATGTGGGATGAAAATGCAGACCGTATTGCAATAAAGGTTTCAGATGAAACGGCTTATTATTCAGGTTATGCCGGAATTTCGACTTTTAATTTAATTATCGAAAATGCATTAACATCAACTAAAGCAACTGAGGCAGAACAAAGAGTGGTTTGGGCAGAAGCAAAAGTACTTCGTGCCATGAACTATTTTAATCTGGTTAATTTTTATGCAGATACTTATGTGGCTTCAGCAGCTTCTACAAAATTATCAGTGCCTTTAATTACCAGTGCCAATATAAATGCGCCTAGTAAACAAGTTACTATTCAGGAACTGTATGATTTTATACTGAATGATGTTAAAGAAGCTTTACCGTATTTGCCAAAAGTTTCTCAAACTGCCCTGCATCCCAATTTAGGTGCTGGTTATGCTTTATATTCAAGAGTTTATCTGCAGATGAATAATTATACAGAAGCTTTAAAATATGCAGATTTAGCATTGGCAGAAAACAATAAACTGTACGACTGGATTGCGTTTTATAATGCTAATAAAACACTAATTGAAACTCCTGGTAATTACACAACATTTACATCTCCAATGGGATATAATTATGTAGAGAATTACACCTATCGTCATGGAGCTAGTTCTAATTTAACAACGGAAAACAGTATTCCTGTAGAACGTGCACAGCGGTTTGAAGCCGGAGATGCACGTTTCCTGTCACGTTGGAAAATTTATACTGTTGGTGCTGAAACCTATTATAGAAGAACCTTGTCCGGCGCTTTTAATTTTGGAGGAATCACAACTGTCGAAGTGTATTTGATTAAAGCAGAATGTCTGGCTCGTGCCAATCAAATTAGTGGAGCCTTGGATGTCTTAAATACAGTTCGTAAAACACGTATTTTACCGGCTTCTTATCAGGATATTTCGACTACAGACAAAACAACTGCATTGAGAGCTATTTTGAGAACGAAAAACAACGAACTTACTAACACGTTGATTCCTTTTGCAGATGCTCGTCGTTTAAATGCCGAAGGTGTTTATCCGGTTAGTTACTCAAAAGTGGCAAACGGAACAACCCATACTTTATCTTCAAATTCTCATTTATGGATAATGCCTTTCCCTCAGGGGGCTGTAAAAAATCCGGGTAACGGAACGATTACTCAAAATGTAGATAAATAAAAATACCAAAACTTCCTGAGTAGCTATTCCGAAAGGGGAGTTTTTTTAAAAGATCAATCAAAATGAACACTATCAAAAATAAAATAACAGGACTGTGCATTTGCATGTTTATGGTTTCCTATAATCATCAGGCGCAGACCAAAAAAGCTATTCCAAAGTCTTATACTCTTGAAGGAAATATCAAAGGACTTGAAGACGGAATGGCAGTAAAATTAATTCCAGGTGCTACACATTTATCTGAGGTTGCAGTTGCCGAAACAACTATTAAGGAAGGCAAATTTTCTATTACAGGAAAACTAAATGAACCTCGCTTATTTTATGTTTCGTTTGGAAAAAACAAAGGATCAATTCCGGTTTTAGTTGAAAATTCTAAAATAAAACTAACAGCTGAAGCCGAAGTTTCAAAGGAAGACGGAAGAATCAATTTTAAAAATGAAGTTGTTTCAGGATCAAAATCACATGATTATTATAAAAAAGAAACTGCATTTAAAGAACAATTAAACAAGGACTACGTAGAATATCATAAAGGTACGGAGGAATTAGGAAAATTATATTCGAAAGCAAGAGTGGCTGGTAATAAAAAAGTAACGGATTCTATTGGTAATACACCAGAATGGAAAGCTTTTGAAGCAAAAGAAAAAGCATTTTTTGCAAAAGTACAATCAAGTTCAGAGAATTTAATAACAAAACACAAAGCGACCTGGTGGGGACCTTTTTTCATGATGACGCAATACAGTTATTTCACTCCGGATCAAAAACCGGTTTTTGAGCAGTTTTCAGAAGTAGCTAAAAAAAGCTACTATGGACAATTAGTAGATAAAGACTTGAATCCTA contains:
- a CDS encoding TlpA disulfide reductase family protein, yielding MNTIKNKITGLCICMFMVSYNHQAQTKKAIPKSYTLEGNIKGLEDGMAVKLIPGATHLSEVAVAETTIKEGKFSITGKLNEPRLFYVSFGKNKGSIPVLVENSKIKLTAEAEVSKEDGRINFKNEVVSGSKSHDYYKKETAFKEQLNKDYVEYHKGTEELGKLYSKARVAGNKKVTDSIGNTPEWKAFEAKEKAFFAKVQSSSENLITKHKATWWGPFFMMTQYSYFTPDQKPVFEQFSEVAKKSYYGQLVDKDLNPKSLIGTSVANFKLNDKDGKPLSVKEIVAGKKYILIDFWASWCAPCRKEIPNLKTAYANYAEKGFEVLSISIDKDEKAWQKALAQENMQWPNLYDDDKVSKAFNVKTIPATYLVDGKGIIISDNLRGAALEEKLKELLKS
- a CDS encoding RagB/SusD family nutrient uptake outer membrane protein gives rise to the protein MKNIYKKAACLLALGLTLASCENYLDDAPKGFKTPTTLADYEAFLRDEYTNHRVDITGASQLLNDQYVTLASLASNRLFNANYMWDENADRIAIKVSDETAYYSGYAGISTFNLIIENALTSTKATEAEQRVVWAEAKVLRAMNYFNLVNFYADTYVASAASTKLSVPLITSANINAPSKQVTIQELYDFILNDVKEALPYLPKVSQTALHPNLGAGYALYSRVYLQMNNYTEALKYADLALAENNKLYDWIAFYNANKTLIETPGNYTTFTSPMGYNYVENYTYRHGASSNLTTENSIPVERAQRFEAGDARFLSRWKIYTVGAETYYRRTLSGAFNFGGITTVEVYLIKAECLARANQISGALDVLNTVRKTRILPASYQDISTTDKTTALRAILRTKNNELTNTLIPFADARRLNAEGVYPVSYSKVANGTTHTLSSNSHLWIMPFPQGAVKNPGNGTITQNVDK